Proteins from a genomic interval of Oceanispirochaeta crateris:
- a CDS encoding (2Fe-2S)-binding protein yields MMLIEFTLNSELVSLDVPAYYKLSDVLRDEFHLNGLRNACGKGYCGLCTVALDGKLVYSCLIPVFQVRGRSVMTIEGYAQTEEFEDVYQGFKQSGVHLCDYCAPTRTLTTGILLSENIRPDEAQIQEIITTVNCSCTPYETLKKGILMTSRLRQRRLK; encoded by the coding sequence ATGATGCTGATAGAGTTTACCCTCAATTCAGAATTGGTAAGCCTGGATGTTCCGGCTTACTACAAACTCTCTGATGTGCTCAGAGATGAGTTCCATCTCAACGGGCTCAGAAATGCCTGCGGTAAAGGGTATTGCGGCCTGTGTACCGTCGCCTTGGATGGCAAACTCGTCTATTCCTGCCTGATACCCGTATTTCAGGTGCGGGGCAGGAGCGTTATGACCATTGAAGGTTATGCACAAACAGAGGAATTTGAAGACGTCTATCAGGGGTTCAAGCAATCGGGGGTCCACCTCTGTGATTACTGTGCCCCCACGAGAACCCTCACAACAGGAATCCTTCTGAGTGAGAACATCAGACCTGATGAAGCGCAGATTCAGGAGATCATTACCACTGTCAATTGCAGCTGTACTCCCTATGAAACCCTGAAAAAAGGAATCCTCATGACATCCCGCCTAAGACAGAGGAGGCTGAAATGA
- a CDS encoding FAD binding domain-containing protein, with translation MKENRPFHIHVPPNMTELLNLYNKAPSSRLMAGATHLMNHTFDTESEHYSILSISQLEELKKISRTERYTELGSCVSINTMIESSVILSSPLLKETLKHMGPYPIRNMATIGGNLCIPDRRMDLYPVLLLLDSRLELRHIVRKRNGRASYKSRWIHINTFLNNEGKLSLGAGEILTRIRIPYYDGSFHFHKKVNIKDNDFFTINALASLDKGILSDIRMAFTNGGLLVLRSRDLEANLMGRRFPLIRKELDEIMQNLNQFFKAPENPYEDYLMKSLFRQLLESLADPSEALQNFS, from the coding sequence ATGAAGGAAAACAGACCCTTTCATATCCATGTTCCTCCCAATATGACAGAGCTGCTGAACCTCTACAACAAGGCTCCCTCATCCCGGCTTATGGCAGGTGCCACTCATTTGATGAACCACACCTTTGATACAGAGTCGGAACATTACAGCATATTATCCATATCCCAGCTTGAAGAACTGAAAAAGATCAGCAGGACCGAACGATATACCGAACTGGGCAGCTGTGTCAGTATAAATACCATGATCGAGTCTTCGGTGATCCTGAGTTCACCCCTTTTGAAAGAAACACTGAAGCACATGGGACCCTACCCTATCCGGAACATGGCGACCATAGGGGGAAACCTCTGTATTCCCGATAGAAGGATGGATCTTTATCCCGTCCTTCTTCTTCTGGATTCCAGGCTGGAGTTGCGTCATATTGTACGAAAGAGAAACGGCAGAGCCTCTTACAAGTCCCGTTGGATTCACATCAATACATTTTTGAATAACGAGGGCAAACTCTCTCTGGGCGCGGGAGAAATACTGACGAGGATCAGGATTCCCTACTACGACGGCTCTTTTCATTTTCACAAAAAAGTGAATATCAAGGACAATGATTTCTTCACCATCAATGCACTGGCATCTCTGGATAAGGGAATCCTCTCGGACATAAGAATGGCTTTCACCAATGGAGGTCTTCTTGTCCTCAGAAGCAGAGACTTGGAAGCCAACCTCATGGGCCGTAGATTCCCCCTCATCCGAAAGGAACTCGATGAGATCATGCAGAACCTGAACCAGTTCTTCAAAGCCCCCGAAAACCCATATGAAGATTACCTGATGAAAAGCCTGTTCCGACAGCTCCTGGAATCTCTGGCCGATCCTTCCGAGGCTCTTCAGAACTTCAGCTGA